A section of the Calditrichota bacterium genome encodes:
- the xth gene encoding exodeoxyribonuclease III translates to MAVLRMLSWNVNGLRAIIGKGFLDWLAKEQPDVLCLQETKVGLHQLPEALKNLQGYHAFWVAGEKPGYSGVALLSTAAPLSVCSGFGVERFDKEGRTQVADYGEFVLYNVYFPNGKASAERLRYKMEFYEAFLAHVQELLAAGRKVVVCGDVNTAHKEIDLARPKENEKVSGFLPEERAWIDRFLAAGFVDTFRLFTSEGGHYSWWDYKSRARERNVGWRIDYFFVSRNLVAQVRSAFILPEVMGSDHCPVGIELAL, encoded by the coding sequence GTGGCTGTGCTGCGCATGCTCTCGTGGAATGTGAATGGTTTGCGCGCAATCATAGGTAAAGGTTTCTTGGACTGGCTGGCAAAGGAGCAGCCAGACGTGCTTTGCCTACAGGAGACCAAGGTCGGCTTGCACCAGCTGCCAGAGGCGCTGAAGAACCTGCAGGGCTACCATGCCTTTTGGGTCGCCGGGGAGAAGCCGGGGTACAGTGGGGTGGCGCTCCTGAGCACGGCAGCACCGCTGAGTGTCTGTTCGGGGTTCGGGGTGGAGCGCTTCGACAAGGAGGGCCGCACGCAGGTCGCCGATTATGGCGAGTTTGTCCTCTACAACGTGTACTTCCCCAACGGCAAAGCTTCTGCTGAGAGACTGCGCTACAAAATGGAGTTCTACGAGGCTTTTCTTGCCCATGTGCAGGAGCTGTTGGCTGCGGGGAGGAAGGTTGTGGTCTGCGGGGACGTGAACACGGCGCACAAGGAGATAGACTTGGCGCGGCCCAAGGAGAACGAGAAGGTCTCCGGTTTTCTTCCCGAGGAGCGCGCCTGGATCGATCGCTTTTTGGCCGCCGGCTTTGTCGATACGTTCCGCCTGTTTACCTCCGAGGGCGGCCACTACAGCTGGTGGGACTACAAGAGCCGGGCCAGGGAGCGGAACGTGGGCTGGCGCATCGACTATTTCTTTGTGAGCCGCAATCTCGTTGCTCAGGTTAGGTCGGCGTTCATTTTGCCGGAAGTAATGGGCTCCGACCACTGCCCTGTGGGCATCGAACTTGCGCTGTAG
- a CDS encoding MFS transporter, whose amino-acid sequence MTNEAKTVGIFHPSRALYRFTILGFVASLSFGSYFAYDIVGAIAPSLVEDLGAARGTVGTMYTMYSIAAVLAVLVGGMLVDRLGTRRASIMFSTLVFVGAAIVWQARSLPLFFLGRFVFGAGSEPLIVAQSAILARWFKNKELALSFGITLTVSRLGTLFAFNTGELITGYFGSYRYALLVAVIACGVSLVGNVFYVLMDRRGERILGLKDEGAGERIVLSDIKEFGPSFWYVTLLCVTFYSAIFPFTALSTDFFVDKWGIARYAEAGGGFLYQVFNNFLHMFSTAGGISSIIIFASMVLAPFAGQLVDKVGRRATLMIIGSLLMIPAHLLMGLTHIYPAYPMVALGAAFVLVPAAMWPSVPLIVRKERVGTAFGLMTAIQNIGLALFPLLNGLLRDLTKTYTASLLMFASLGGVGLLFAILLKKADAREGAGLERSRP is encoded by the coding sequence ATGACGAATGAGGCAAAGACGGTAGGCATCTTTCACCCTTCGCGGGCACTCTATCGCTTCACCATTCTTGGGTTTGTGGCCTCGCTCTCGTTTGGCAGCTACTTCGCCTACGATATTGTCGGGGCTATTGCCCCTTCGCTTGTGGAAGACCTGGGTGCAGCGCGGGGCACGGTCGGCACCATGTACACGATGTACAGCATTGCCGCCGTGTTGGCCGTGCTTGTCGGCGGCATGCTGGTCGACCGGTTAGGCACGCGCAGGGCGAGCATCATGTTCTCCACGTTAGTCTTTGTTGGCGCGGCTATCGTGTGGCAAGCGCGCAGTCTGCCTCTTTTCTTTCTGGGGCGGTTTGTGTTCGGCGCCGGCTCCGAGCCGCTCATCGTGGCCCAGAGCGCCATCCTGGCACGCTGGTTCAAGAACAAGGAGCTCGCCCTCTCCTTCGGCATCACCCTCACCGTGAGCCGGTTGGGAACCCTTTTTGCCTTTAACACCGGCGAGCTGATCACCGGCTACTTTGGTAGCTACCGGTACGCCTTGTTGGTGGCGGTGATCGCCTGTGGCGTGTCGCTGGTGGGCAACGTTTTCTACGTACTCATGGACAGGCGGGGCGAACGCATCCTTGGGCTGAAGGATGAAGGAGCGGGCGAGCGCATCGTGCTCAGCGACATCAAGGAGTTTGGCCCCTCTTTCTGGTACGTGACGCTTCTCTGCGTCACCTTCTACTCGGCCATCTTCCCGTTCACGGCGCTCTCCACGGACTTTTTCGTGGACAAATGGGGGATTGCGCGCTATGCCGAAGCCGGTGGTGGTTTTCTTTACCAGGTGTTCAACAACTTTCTGCACATGTTCAGCACCGCCGGCGGGATTTCCTCTATCATCATCTTCGCCTCCATGGTCCTTGCGCCCTTTGCCGGGCAGTTGGTGGACAAGGTGGGTAGGCGTGCCACCCTGATGATCATCGGCTCGCTCCTCATGATTCCTGCTCATCTCCTGATGGGGCTGACGCACATCTATCCCGCCTATCCTATGGTCGCCCTGGGTGCGGCGTTTGTCCTTGTGCCCGCGGCAATGTGGCCCTCGGTGCCGCTCATTGTGCGCAAGGAGCGCGTGGGCACGGCATTTGGCCTGATGACGGCTATTCAGAATATTGGCCTGGCGCTCTTTCCGCTGCTCAACGGCTTGCTGCGCGATCTGACCAAGACGTACACCGCCAGCCTTCTCATGTTCGCGAGCTTAGGAGGGGTCGGCTTGCTCTTCGCCATCCTCCTCAAGAAGGCGGACGCCC
- a CDS encoding DUF4968 domain-containing protein — translation MTTRSDNPRSGKGASELKGPMAFKRGEKVLFHRLTEVLGLAQRGNVLEVQCATRTFLNRTVWTHETHMHQMAEQPGADSPPVGVEITFWSPDVFRVRFGWGTLPEQEQDFPPPEARMLVGAPRSDFRLRVREHETGWDVESGAITLHIDRAPFRLWATEANGRLFWQQRKSELFTSDIFDTSLAALPGRHACFEAFVLDGQDEVFGLGERFDHVARKGRQVDFWNKDAIGTSTPRSYINVPFLLCTQGYGLFVNCSARTEWEIGTMEAFTLGFGVEEEWLDYFVIHGPTPAEILRRYCELTGFAPTPPVWSFGLWMSRNSYISWDVVHEVAQGLRQRHIPADVLHLDSYWFEEDFNCDLRFSATRFPEPAKHMAELRKQGYRVSLWQYNFVPPRANNPNYLEGVKRGYFAKDRKGDVFRHPARLEGMWLDDAIIDFSNPKAMAWYTEQIKGLLRMGAATIKVDFGEGIPEEAVYARIAGHRFHNLYSLVYAAAIANAVHEVTGEWIIWARSGTAGSQRYPVHWGGDSQCSFFGLAGTVRAALSMGLSGFPFFSHDIGGFIGRPSAELYVRWAQFGLFSSHARCHGAGNDNPREPWTFGQEAEEIFRQYAQLRYRLLPYIYDQARKCSATGKPMVRALCIDYPEDRNVWHIEDQYLFGDAFLIAPVLQPLAESNTRTLYLPAGVWWDYWTKKRVRSRGEWITRPVDLRTMPMYVKGGSIIPYGEERECTDNRVGPVVEVEVYGGADGRLDYDDGEKQATIRFSQGRVQVSGLRPRPRVVIYGQK, via the coding sequence ATGACGACACGGTCGGATAACCCACGTTCAGGCAAGGGGGCGAGCGAACTCAAAGGGCCCATGGCCTTCAAGCGAGGGGAGAAGGTTCTTTTTCATCGTTTGACTGAGGTGCTCGGGCTTGCCCAGCGCGGCAACGTCCTCGAAGTCCAATGCGCCACGCGTACCTTCCTCAATCGCACCGTGTGGACGCACGAGACGCACATGCACCAGATGGCTGAGCAACCGGGGGCCGACTCACCGCCTGTGGGCGTGGAAATCACCTTCTGGTCGCCCGATGTGTTCCGCGTCAGATTCGGCTGGGGGACTCTGCCCGAGCAGGAGCAGGACTTTCCGCCACCAGAGGCACGCATGCTGGTCGGGGCGCCCCGCAGCGACTTTCGGCTTCGAGTCCGGGAGCACGAAACCGGCTGGGATGTTGAGAGCGGGGCGATAACCTTGCACATCGACAGAGCACCGTTTCGCCTCTGGGCCACCGAGGCCAATGGCCGGCTCTTTTGGCAGCAACGCAAATCGGAACTTTTTACCTCAGACATTTTCGACACTTCGTTGGCCGCCCTGCCGGGGAGGCATGCCTGTTTCGAGGCCTTTGTGCTCGACGGCCAGGATGAGGTCTTCGGGCTGGGAGAGCGCTTCGACCATGTGGCACGCAAGGGCAGGCAGGTCGATTTCTGGAACAAGGATGCCATTGGTACCAGCACACCCCGCAGCTACATCAACGTGCCTTTCCTCCTCTGCACGCAGGGGTATGGGCTGTTTGTCAACTGCTCGGCCCGCACCGAGTGGGAAATCGGCACGATGGAGGCTTTTACCTTGGGCTTTGGCGTCGAAGAGGAATGGCTGGACTATTTTGTGATTCATGGCCCAACGCCGGCGGAGATTTTGCGCCGCTATTGCGAGCTGACCGGCTTTGCGCCTACCCCGCCGGTGTGGAGCTTTGGCCTGTGGATGAGCCGCAATAGCTACATTTCCTGGGATGTGGTGCACGAGGTGGCCCAGGGCCTGCGCCAGCGGCATATTCCGGCCGATGTACTGCATCTGGATTCATACTGGTTCGAGGAGGATTTCAACTGCGACCTGCGCTTTTCTGCCACACGGTTTCCCGAGCCGGCTAAGCACATGGCGGAGCTCCGCAAGCAAGGCTATCGCGTCAGCCTTTGGCAGTACAATTTTGTTCCCCCCCGCGCCAATAACCCGAACTACCTTGAGGGAGTGAAACGCGGCTACTTTGCCAAGGACCGCAAGGGGGATGTGTTCCGCCACCCTGCACGATTGGAGGGGATGTGGCTTGACGACGCGATCATCGATTTTTCCAATCCGAAGGCGATGGCCTGGTACACCGAGCAGATTAAGGGCCTATTGCGCATGGGGGCGGCCACCATCAAGGTCGACTTTGGCGAAGGAATTCCTGAGGAGGCCGTGTATGCGCGGATTGCCGGTCATCGCTTTCACAACCTCTATTCCCTGGTATATGCGGCTGCCATCGCCAACGCTGTGCACGAGGTGACCGGCGAATGGATCATTTGGGCGCGGAGCGGCACAGCCGGCAGCCAACGCTATCCGGTCCACTGGGGTGGCGACAGCCAATGCAGTTTCTTCGGGCTCGCTGGCACAGTGCGGGCGGCGCTGAGCATGGGGTTGTCGGGCTTTCCGTTTTTCTCGCACGACATCGGCGGCTTCATCGGGCGGCCAAGCGCGGAGCTTTACGTGCGCTGGGCGCAGTTCGGGCTGTTCTCCAGCCACGCGCGGTGCCATGGTGCAGGCAACGACAACCCGCGCGAACCGTGGACCTTCGGCCAGGAAGCGGAGGAGATATTCCGCCAGTACGCGCAGCTCCGTTACCGTCTACTGCCGTACATCTACGACCAGGCGCGCAAGTGCTCTGCCACCGGCAAGCCCATGGTGCGGGCACTGTGCATTGACTACCCCGAGGATCGCAACGTCTGGCACATCGAGGACCAGTACCTGTTCGGCGATGCGTTCCTCATCGCACCCGTCCTGCAGCCGCTTGCCGAGAGCAATACGCGCACGCTCTACTTGCCCGCGGGCGTGTGGTGGGACTACTGGACCAAGAAGCGGGTACGCTCTCGGGGCGAATGGATCACACGACCGGTGGACCTGCGCACGATGCCGATGTACGTCAAAGGCGGGAGCATCATCCCTTATGGCGAAGAGCGCGAGTGCACGGACAACAGGGTGGGACCGGTGGTGGAGGTGGAGGTCTACGGTGGCGCAGACGGCCGCCTGGACTATGACGACGGCGAGAAGCAGGCAACAATACGGTTCAGCCAGGGGCGCGTGCAGGTGAGCGGTCTACGCCCCAGGCCGCGAGTGGTTATCTATGGCCAAAAGTGA
- a CDS encoding aminotransferase class V-fold PLP-dependent enzyme has product MGGEGQTLDLRKRIVGWGRSVPLLDGRKVRYVNLDNAATTPPLVDVVESLKEFLPYYASVHRGAGFKSRWSTMAFEEAREVVAKFVGANLRHDTVIFGLNATGAINKLSYRLCLPRDFVVISTLLEHHSNDLPWRRRAQVVRVRATADGRLDEEDFDRQLQKYAGRIGLVAVTGASNVTGYLPPIHRLARKAHEAGAEILVDAAQLGPHRPIDMKPPHDPEHLDYVVISAHKMYAPFGSGALIGPKAAFLRGDPEYCGGGTVQAVTTEHVDWADPPDREEAGTPNVVGAVAMAAAAKALMEIGMEKIAAREEKLVRYALTKLRKVKGIVLYGETDPAKAHERVGVIPFNVEGVHHALVAAVLGYEGGIGVRNGCFCAHPYVVHLLGLTRAQAEGWRTKVLAGDRSRLPGMVRASFGCYTQEEDIDRWVEMLERIARRDFARYELNPGTGEFSPVGYSDPEPKLFASRPRTFGRWLRLRSKG; this is encoded by the coding sequence ATGGGAGGCGAAGGTCAGACATTGGACTTGCGTAAGAGAATCGTGGGTTGGGGGCGCAGCGTGCCGTTGCTCGACGGGCGGAAGGTGCGCTACGTGAACCTCGACAATGCGGCCACCACCCCGCCGTTGGTGGACGTGGTGGAAAGCCTCAAGGAGTTTCTCCCCTACTACGCCAGCGTGCACCGAGGCGCCGGCTTCAAGTCACGCTGGAGCACGATGGCCTTTGAAGAGGCGCGGGAGGTTGTAGCGAAATTTGTAGGAGCCAACCTGCGGCACGACACGGTCATCTTTGGCCTGAACGCAACGGGGGCCATCAACAAGCTCTCGTATCGCCTCTGCCTGCCCCGCGACTTTGTGGTGATTAGCACGCTGCTGGAACACCATTCCAACGACCTGCCCTGGCGGCGGCGCGCACAGGTGGTGCGGGTGCGGGCAACCGCGGACGGACGCCTGGACGAAGAAGACTTTGACCGGCAACTGCAGAAGTACGCTGGTCGCATTGGATTGGTGGCGGTCACTGGCGCCTCCAACGTGACCGGCTACCTGCCGCCCATTCATCGCCTGGCCCGCAAGGCGCATGAGGCAGGAGCCGAGATTCTGGTGGATGCCGCCCAGCTTGGCCCCCATCGCCCCATCGACATGAAGCCCCCCCACGACCCTGAGCACCTTGACTATGTGGTGATCTCGGCGCACAAGATGTACGCTCCGTTTGGCAGCGGCGCGCTCATTGGACCCAAGGCGGCCTTTCTCCGTGGCGACCCAGAGTACTGTGGCGGCGGTACCGTGCAGGCGGTCACCACCGAGCATGTCGACTGGGCCGATCCCCCTGACCGGGAAGAGGCCGGGACTCCCAACGTGGTGGGGGCGGTGGCAATGGCTGCTGCCGCCAAAGCACTCATGGAAATCGGCATGGAGAAGATCGCAGCCAGAGAGGAGAAGCTGGTCCGCTATGCCCTCACCAAGCTGCGCAAAGTCAAAGGCATCGTCCTCTACGGAGAGACCGATCCTGCCAAGGCGCACGAACGGGTGGGTGTGATCCCCTTCAACGTTGAGGGGGTTCATCATGCCTTGGTGGCGGCGGTCCTCGGCTACGAAGGCGGCATTGGGGTGCGGAACGGCTGCTTTTGTGCCCACCCGTACGTGGTGCACCTGCTCGGCTTGACGCGCGCTCAGGCCGAGGGGTGGCGGACGAAGGTCCTGGCTGGCGACCGCAGTCGCCTGCCAGGGATGGTGCGCGCCAGCTTCGGCTGCTACACCCAGGAGGAGGACATCGACCGCTGGGTGGAGATGCTCGAACGCATCGCGCGCAGGGATTTCGCCCGCTATGAGCTTAATCCCGGCACTGGAGAGTTCTCGCCCGTAGGGTACAGCGACCCCGAGCCCAAGCTGTTCGCTTCCCGACCAAGGACCTTTGGTAGGTGGCTGCGACTGCGAAGCAAGGGCTGA
- a CDS encoding dihydrodipicolinate synthase family protein produces the protein MEQKCICIEGVLAPVPTPFDTDERFLPSALRANLASLAPFPLRGYVVLGSNGEFVLLSEKEKLQVVEHARVCVPPERLLLAGTGCESTRATIALTREVARLGADAALVITPSYYRGRMTAEALTRHFLAVAEAAPIPIVLYNMPANTGVDLGPEVVMAVAGHPNVVGIKDSGGNVVAMAEMCRAAPPGFHVLAGSAGFFLAALSVGAAGGIMALANIAPAECCALWQKFRHGEIAAAQALQLRLVRLNTAVTRLWGVAALKRAMDILGLYGGPVRAPLLPLNEDQATMLNTLLEESGVSAAWQTQRREPHCK, from the coding sequence ATGGAGCAGAAATGCATCTGTATTGAGGGGGTTCTGGCTCCTGTGCCGACCCCCTTCGACACCGACGAGAGGTTCCTCCCCAGTGCCCTCCGCGCCAACCTTGCTTCGCTGGCCCCATTCCCCCTTCGTGGCTACGTTGTCTTGGGTTCAAACGGCGAGTTCGTACTCCTCTCCGAGAAGGAGAAACTGCAGGTTGTGGAACATGCCCGGGTCTGTGTGCCGCCAGAGCGGCTTCTGCTGGCTGGCACTGGTTGCGAGAGTACCAGGGCCACGATTGCTCTCACCAGGGAGGTGGCGCGATTGGGCGCAGACGCCGCCTTGGTGATCACGCCCAGCTACTATCGCGGTCGGATGACTGCCGAAGCACTGACGCGCCACTTCTTGGCTGTGGCCGAGGCAGCACCGATTCCCATCGTTCTTTACAACATGCCTGCTAACACGGGCGTTGACCTCGGGCCGGAGGTAGTGATGGCGGTCGCCGGGCACCCGAACGTCGTAGGCATCAAGGACTCGGGCGGCAACGTGGTGGCCATGGCCGAAATGTGCCGGGCGGCGCCCCCTGGCTTTCACGTCTTGGCTGGCTCGGCCGGGTTCTTTCTTGCCGCATTGAGCGTGGGTGCGGCAGGCGGGATCATGGCATTGGCCAACATCGCCCCGGCGGAGTGCTGCGCCCTGTGGCAGAAGTTTCGGCACGGGGAGATAGCCGCAGCCCAGGCGTTGCAATTGCGGCTCGTGCGCCTGAACACCGCCGTCACGCGCCTCTGGGGTGTGGCAGCGTTGAAGCGCGCCATGGATATACTCGGCTTGTACGGTGGGCCGGTGCGGGCGCCGCTTCTTCCGTTGAACGAGGACCAGGCCACCATGCTGAACACCCTGTTGGAAGAAAGCGGCGTCTCTGCAGCGTGGCAGACGCAGAGGCGGGAGCCCCACTGTAAATAG
- a CDS encoding threonine/serine dehydratase, which translates to MAKSDYHDEGPSLRAAVAEASERIRPLVRATPLEYSAPLSELVGCHVFLKMENVQVTGSFKPRGAVNKLLCLRQEERQAGIVTASTGNHALAVAYAAEKLGLQGTLFLTENASPQKVAALRRSSLSLRFFGHDCAVTEQEARREASRTGAVYISPYNDLDVVAGQGTVAVELEAELGRVDYLFAAVGGGGLIAGCAGYLKGGGQKTQVVGCLPANSPTMYESIKAGRIVEVAVRPTLSDGTAGGIEPGAITFPLCQRLVDDWVLVSEEEIRAALRQVFEEHRLVIEGAAGVAVAGALNFLRQTLPDRHANAAIILCGGNIAIDRFKEVVCR; encoded by the coding sequence ATGGCCAAAAGTGACTATCACGATGAAGGCCCTTCTCTGCGGGCCGCCGTTGCCGAAGCAAGCGAGCGGATCCGCCCGTTGGTGCGGGCGACCCCTTTGGAGTACTCGGCGCCCCTGAGCGAACTGGTGGGCTGTCACGTCTTCCTCAAGATGGAAAACGTGCAGGTGACCGGCTCATTCAAGCCGCGCGGGGCGGTGAACAAGCTTCTTTGCCTGAGGCAGGAGGAGAGACAAGCCGGGATAGTGACCGCCTCCACGGGCAACCATGCGCTGGCGGTTGCCTATGCCGCCGAGAAGCTCGGGCTGCAGGGGACGCTTTTTCTGACAGAAAATGCCTCCCCGCAAAAAGTGGCAGCACTGCGCCGCTCAAGCCTGAGCTTGCGTTTCTTTGGCCATGATTGCGCGGTCACCGAGCAAGAGGCGCGGCGCGAGGCAAGTCGCACGGGTGCGGTCTACATCTCGCCCTACAACGACCTGGACGTGGTGGCCGGACAGGGGACTGTTGCCGTGGAGCTCGAAGCCGAGCTTGGGCGGGTCGACTATCTGTTCGCGGCAGTGGGGGGCGGAGGCCTCATTGCTGGCTGCGCAGGCTACTTGAAAGGGGGCGGGCAGAAGACGCAGGTGGTGGGGTGCTTGCCCGCCAATTCTCCCACCATGTACGAATCCATCAAGGCCGGGCGGATCGTCGAGGTTGCGGTGCGGCCCACTTTGTCGGACGGCACTGCCGGGGGGATCGAACCCGGTGCCATCACCTTCCCGCTGTGCCAAAGGCTGGTGGACGACTGGGTCCTGGTGAGCGAGGAGGAGATCCGGGCCGCCTTGCGGCAGGTCTTCGAGGAGCACAGGCTGGTCATCGAAGGCGCTGCAGGTGTTGCGGTTGCAGGGGCGCTCAACTTCCTGCGACAGACGCTGCCGGACAGACACGCCAATGCCGCGATCATCCTTTGCGGCGGCAACATTGCCATCGACCGCTTCAAGGAGGTGGTGTGCAGATGA
- a CDS encoding PQQ-binding-like beta-propeller repeat protein: protein MSWRKVVMAALLLVSCQWVAHQDSFQFAWLSDLHVGGGTGTEDLRAVVRDVNRRGNCRFVVISGDITEMGATAELMQAKEILDSLQAPYYIIPGNHDTKWSESACTAFALLWGKENFCFAYGGYQFVGLHQGPIMRMGDGHLSPETRRWLDSVLVSVPARRPLIVVTHYPVDESVDNWFELLDRLKRRNTQVVLCGHGHRNQALDFEGIPGVMGRATLRGKDGVGYTIVTVGPDSLRFAAAAVGKDELPQWHAVPVRRRVRRYEQGRSARPDFSDNAASQVRICWNWEAGWTIAAPPAVGDGVVVVGDGSGRIHCLELENGRLRWQYQTGGPVYGRADVAEGVVVCGSADSSVYCLGTQDGHLRWKLRVGAPVVAAVRVAGGTAYLGDGHGVMHAIDLHSGALRWQHRGAQGFVEALPLLYRGMVIFGAWDGHLFAVRSEDGAEVWRWRGGREGLLYSPAACWPVAANGKVFIVAPDRHMTALEASTGRVLWRTGRYQVREAIGLSEDSSRVYVRCMNDTLVAMASASQFPQAVWSCACGYGYDIDPSMPVEKEGLVFFGTKNGYVYAVEASGQVRWRYRFGVALVNTVAPAGGRRVVVTDADGKVGVLTW, encoded by the coding sequence ATGAGCTGGCGCAAAGTGGTGATGGCAGCCTTACTCCTGGTCTCCTGCCAATGGGTCGCTCATCAGGATTCTTTTCAGTTCGCCTGGTTGAGCGACCTGCACGTGGGCGGGGGCACCGGCACCGAGGACCTGCGGGCTGTCGTGCGCGACGTGAACCGCCGCGGCAATTGCCGCTTTGTGGTCATCTCCGGCGATATCACCGAAATGGGCGCCACCGCAGAGCTCATGCAGGCGAAGGAGATCTTGGACAGCTTGCAAGCCCCGTACTACATCATCCCTGGTAACCACGACACCAAGTGGTCGGAGTCGGCGTGCACCGCTTTCGCCCTGCTTTGGGGGAAGGAGAATTTCTGCTTTGCCTACGGCGGCTATCAGTTTGTCGGCTTGCACCAGGGGCCGATCATGCGCATGGGCGATGGCCACTTGAGCCCGGAGACGCGTCGCTGGCTGGATTCTGTGCTGGTGTCCGTGCCAGCGCGCCGACCTCTCATTGTGGTCACCCACTATCCGGTGGATGAGTCGGTCGACAACTGGTTTGAGCTCCTCGACCGGCTCAAGAGGCGTAACACTCAGGTGGTCCTGTGTGGCCACGGCCATCGCAACCAGGCTCTGGACTTTGAGGGTATTCCTGGGGTCATGGGGCGCGCGACGCTGCGCGGCAAAGACGGGGTGGGCTACACCATCGTCACCGTGGGGCCGGATAGCCTGCGCTTCGCTGCGGCAGCAGTGGGCAAAGACGAGCTGCCGCAGTGGCATGCAGTCCCAGTCAGGCGCAGGGTGCGTCGGTACGAGCAGGGCCGCTCTGCGCGTCCGGACTTCAGTGACAACGCCGCCTCCCAGGTGCGGATCTGCTGGAACTGGGAAGCAGGGTGGACCATCGCTGCGCCTCCGGCAGTGGGTGATGGGGTCGTGGTGGTCGGTGACGGCAGCGGACGCATTCACTGCCTGGAACTGGAAAACGGCCGGTTGCGCTGGCAGTACCAAACCGGAGGGCCTGTGTACGGCCGGGCGGACGTCGCCGAGGGGGTGGTGGTCTGTGGCTCGGCGGACAGCAGTGTATATTGCCTTGGCACGCAGGACGGCCATTTGCGCTGGAAGCTGCGCGTGGGGGCACCAGTGGTAGCAGCGGTTCGCGTCGCAGGCGGCACTGCTTATCTGGGTGACGGGCACGGGGTGATGCACGCCATAGACCTGCACTCCGGTGCCCTGCGCTGGCAGCACCGTGGCGCGCAGGGCTTTGTTGAGGCGCTCCCCTTGCTCTATCGCGGCATGGTTATCTTCGGGGCGTGGGACGGCCACCTGTTTGCCGTGCGCAGCGAAGACGGCGCCGAGGTCTGGCGATGGCGCGGTGGCCGCGAGGGCCTCCTCTACTCCCCAGCCGCGTGTTGGCCGGTAGCTGCCAACGGGAAGGTGTTCATCGTTGCTCCAGATCGCCACATGACCGCCCTGGAGGCCTCCACAGGACGCGTGCTTTGGCGCACGGGAAGGTACCAGGTGCGCGAGGCAATTGGTCTCTCGGAAGACAGTTCCCGGGTGTACGTGCGCTGCATGAACGACACGCTGGTGGCCATGGCCAGCGCCTCGCAGTTCCCCCAGGCGGTCTGGAGCTGCGCCTGCGGCTATGGTTACGATATCGACCCCTCCATGCCGGTGGAGAAGGAAGGATTGGTCTTCTTCGGCACCAAGAACGGGTATGTGTACGCGGTGGAGGCTTCTGGACAGGTACGCTGGAGGTATCGGTTCGGCGTGGCGTTGGTCAACACCGTCGCGCCGGCCGGCGGACGCCGCGTGGTAGTCACCGATGCAGACGGTAAAGTGGGCGTGCTTACCTGGTAG
- a CDS encoding alanine--glyoxylate aminotransferase family protein codes for MKGRTLLMIPGPVEFEPEVLAAMGAPTTSHVAQEFIEVFARALSKMREVWRCPSGQPFVVAGSGTLAMDMAAANLIEPGDRALVLSTGYFSARFADILRRYGAEVTVVSARLGETIDPAEVESALGGGRFKLMTITHVDTSTGVRVDPQPFAALALEHGVLSVVDGVCSLAAEELRQEEWGIDVALTASQKAVGVPPGLALLVASERALQAWRSRKSPVGNYYVDWGNWLPIMQAYEARKASYFATPAVNLVAALDVSLGHILAEGMEARVARHQQLGKACRAAIAALGLRQVPTAEEHAAATLTAPYLPEGVTGPELLARVKAAGAILAGGLHPEIKNSYFRIGHMGATTYGDLLATIAALEQGLQACGYGVTPGAGLAAAQGALLQGMKTS; via the coding sequence ATGAAAGGACGCACCCTGCTGATGATTCCTGGTCCCGTGGAGTTTGAACCAGAGGTTCTGGCTGCAATGGGGGCACCGACCACCAGCCACGTGGCGCAGGAGTTCATCGAGGTCTTTGCGCGCGCCCTGAGCAAAATGCGCGAAGTGTGGCGCTGCCCCTCTGGGCAGCCCTTCGTCGTCGCGGGGTCGGGCACGCTGGCCATGGACATGGCGGCAGCTAACCTGATCGAGCCGGGTGACCGCGCATTGGTGCTTTCGACCGGCTATTTCAGCGCACGGTTTGCCGACATTCTCCGCAGGTATGGAGCGGAGGTGACGGTGGTGTCGGCCCGCTTGGGGGAGACCATTGACCCGGCCGAGGTGGAAAGCGCGCTTGGCGGAGGCCGTTTCAAGCTGATGACCATCACGCACGTAGATACCTCGACGGGCGTGCGCGTGGACCCACAGCCGTTTGCCGCCTTGGCGCTCGAGCACGGGGTACTCAGCGTGGTGGATGGCGTCTGCTCGCTGGCAGCCGAGGAATTGCGCCAGGAGGAGTGGGGCATCGACGTGGCGTTGACCGCTTCGCAGAAGGCCGTGGGTGTGCCGCCGGGCCTGGCCTTGCTTGTGGCCAGCGAGCGGGCGCTCCAGGCCTGGCGGAGTCGTAAGAGTCCAGTGGGCAACTATTACGTTGATTGGGGGAACTGGCTGCCGATCATGCAGGCGTACGAGGCGCGCAAGGCGAGCTACTTTGCCACACCGGCCGTGAACCTGGTTGCCGCGCTGGACGTGAGCCTGGGACACATTCTGGCCGAAGGGATGGAGGCGCGCGTGGCTCGCCACCAGCAGCTTGGCAAGGCCTGTCGGGCGGCGATCGCCGCTCTGGGACTGCGGCAAGTCCCCACGGCAGAAGAACATGCGGCAGCAACTCTCACTGCCCCTTACCTACCCGAAGGGGTCACTGGCCCGGAACTCCTGGCGCGTGTGAAGGCCGCCGGAGCGATTTTGGCTGGCGGCTTGCACCCGGAGATCAAGAATAGCTACTTCCGCATTGGCCACATGGGCGCCACCACGTATGGCGACCTGCTGGCCACGATTGCGGCGCTAGAACAGGGCTTGCAGGCCTGCGGCTATGGAGTCACGCCAGGTGCTGGTCTCGCCGCGGCCCAAGGAGCACTGCTGCAAGGGATGAAGACGAGCTAA